Below is a window of Sulfitobacter sp. BSw21498 DNA.
GGCCTTTCTCGATGGTATGTCGGCCGGGCTTGCGACCTATGACGTAGACGCGTTCTACTATCTTGCGCGCACCAGCATGGTCAAAGACGAACGCAACATCGACAAGTTCGACCGCGCCTTTTCGGCCGCGTTCTCTGGTCTTGAAAACATCAGCCTCGACGAGGTGATGGAAGCGGTGGATATCCCGCATGAATGGCTGGAAAAGATGGCTGAAAAGCATCTGACCGCGGAAGAAAAAGCCGAGATCGAAGCCGCCGGCGGTTTTGATAAACTCATGGAGACGCTGCGCAAGCGGCTTGAGGAACAAAAAGAACGGCATCAGGGCGGCAACAAATGGGTTGGAACGGCGGGCACCTCGCCTTTCGGCGCATATGGTTACAACCCCGAAGGCGTACGCATCGGCCAGAATGAATCGCGCCATCAACGCGCGGTCAAGGTCTGGGATAAACGCGAATTCAAGAACCTCGACGATTCCGTTGAGCTGGGCACACGCAACATCAAGGTCGCGCTAAAGCGCCTGCGCCGGTGGGCCCGCGACGGGGCGAATGACGAATTCGATCTGGGCGGTACGATCCGCGCCACGGCAGAACACGGCTACCTGGACGTGAAAACCCGCCCCGAGCGGCGCAATGCAGTCAAGGTCTTGCTGTTTTTGGACATCGGCGGCTCGATGGACCCGCATATCAAAACTGTCGAAGAACTGTTCAGCGCCGCCAAATCCGAATTCAAACACCTCGAACACTTCTATTTCCACAACTGTCTCTACGAAGGCGTCTGGCGCGACAACCGTCGCCGCTGGACCGAACAGCTGGACACAATGGAAGTTCTGCGCACCTACGGTTCTGATTACAAATGTATTTTTGTTGGCGACGCATCCATGTCCCCCTACGAGATCGCCTATCCCGGCGGGGCCAACGAACATTGGAATGCCGAAGCCGGATCAGTCTGGCTGTCTCGCGCGCGCGAGCAGTGGAACAGCAACCTTTGGATCAACCCGATCCCCGAGAAATACTGGCCCTACACGCAATCCATCAAAATGGTGCAGGAAATCTTTGGACAGGATGCCATGGTACCTATGACCCTCGAAGGGCTCAGCCGCGGAATGAAGACGCTGACGCGGTAATCGACTGCTGCGCCAATACGGGTAGGAACATTTCAACCGTGCCTCGCGTTTCACCAAGAACCCAATTGGTGAAAGGAATTACTATGATCAAGAAATCAGGCTCCGCAAAATGGACCGGTAACCTCAAAGAGGGCAAAGGCCACGTCTCCACCCAGACCGGC
It encodes the following:
- a CDS encoding vWA domain-containing protein, with translation MFLPFFEQLRQHKVPVSMREFLAFLDGMSAGLATYDVDAFYYLARTSMVKDERNIDKFDRAFSAAFSGLENISLDEVMEAVDIPHEWLEKMAEKHLTAEEKAEIEAAGGFDKLMETLRKRLEEQKERHQGGNKWVGTAGTSPFGAYGYNPEGVRIGQNESRHQRAVKVWDKREFKNLDDSVELGTRNIKVALKRLRRWARDGANDEFDLGGTIRATAEHGYLDVKTRPERRNAVKVLLFLDIGGSMDPHIKTVEELFSAAKSEFKHLEHFYFHNCLYEGVWRDNRRRWTEQLDTMEVLRTYGSDYKCIFVGDASMSPYEIAYPGGANEHWNAEAGSVWLSRAREQWNSNLWINPIPEKYWPYTQSIKMVQEIFGQDAMVPMTLEGLSRGMKTLTR